In Candidatus Sodalis pierantonius str. SOPE, one DNA window encodes the following:
- a CDS encoding bifunctional tRNA (adenosine(37)-C2)-methyltransferase TrmG/ribosomal RNA large subunit methyltransferase RlmN — MSEQMVSERSPVAAMSASPAPAAQQKLNLLDMNRQQLREFFSLLGEKPFRADQVMKWIYHYCCDDFDQMTNINKHLRARLKALAEIRAPEVAEEQRSADGTIKWAIKVGDQQVETVYIPEDDRATLCVSSQVGCALQCTFCSTAQQGFNRNLRVSEIIGQVWRAAKVTGQRPITNVVMMGMGEPLLNLTNVVPAMEIMLDDFGFGLSKRRVTLSTSGVVPALEKLGDMIDVALAISLHAPNDTIRDEIVPINRKYNIDTFLSAVRRYLDKSNANQGRVTVEYVMLDHINDGTEHAHQLAACLKDTPCKINLIPWNPFPGAPYGRSSNSRVERFAKVLMGYGFTTIVRKTRGDDIDAACGQLAGEVIDRTKRTLCKRLNGEPIEVKAV, encoded by the coding sequence ATGTCTGAACAAATGGTATCTGAACGCTCACCCGTGGCGGCAATGTCCGCTTCTCCCGCGCCCGCGGCCCAGCAGAAATTGAACCTGCTTGATATGAACCGCCAGCAGCTGCGCGAATTTTTCTCGTTGCTGGGGGAGAAACCTTTTCGCGCCGATCAGGTGATGAAATGGATCTATCACTATTGCTGCGATGATTTCGATCAGATGACGAACATCAACAAGCATTTGCGCGCCAGGCTGAAAGCGCTAGCGGAAATCCGCGCGCCGGAAGTCGCCGAGGAGCAGCGCTCCGCCGACGGTACCATCAAATGGGCCATCAAGGTCGGCGACCAGCAGGTGGAGACGGTCTACATCCCCGAGGACGACCGCGCCACGCTGTGCGTTTCCTCCCAGGTGGGTTGTGCGCTGCAGTGTACCTTTTGCTCCACCGCGCAGCAGGGTTTTAACCGCAATTTGCGGGTGTCGGAAATTATCGGCCAGGTTTGGCGCGCGGCCAAGGTCACCGGCCAGCGTCCTATCACCAACGTGGTCATGATGGGCATGGGCGAGCCGCTGCTGAACCTCACCAACGTGGTGCCGGCGATGGAGATCATGCTGGACGATTTCGGTTTCGGGCTGTCCAAGCGCCGTGTCACGCTGTCGACGTCGGGCGTGGTGCCGGCGCTCGAGAAGCTCGGCGATATGATAGACGTAGCGCTGGCGATTTCGCTTCACGCGCCGAACGATACGATTCGCGACGAAATTGTGCCGATTAACCGCAAGTACAACATCGATACTTTTTTGTCGGCGGTACGCCGCTATCTGGACAAATCCAACGCCAATCAGGGGCGCGTGACGGTGGAGTATGTCATGCTCGACCACATTAATGACGGCACCGAGCATGCGCATCAACTGGCGGCATGTTTGAAAGATACGCCGTGCAAGATTAACCTTATTCCCTGGAACCCGTTCCCCGGCGCCCCCTATGGCCGCAGCTCCAACAGCAGGGTGGAGCGTTTCGCCAAGGTGCTGATGGGGTACGGGTTCACCACCATCGTGCGTAAGACGCGCGGTGACGATATTGACGCCGCCTGTGGACAGCTGGCGGGAGAGGTGATCGACCGTACCAAGCGGACGTTGTGTAAACGCTTGAACGGCGAACCGATTGAGGTGAAGGCGGTCTGA
- the sseB gene encoding enhanced serine sensitivity protein SseB encodes MTTSQDNALEQALECAAGDDWIAGAARDDGASPVTLQHWEKRDGGSAIPFFTSVAALESAVAVPQPFVALPVRTLFAMTAGAELFLNPKLPYGKSFAPDEVAARLSNDGDALTERQVLEGEMRMTLSEPAEMPQQMVDSLTALFAQYKQVRRAYLLQVRDDAEQEPHWLIGLECDSAAEEAIQATGQVATDTAPDEQPVDICLVEEGEAGISHYFIHHLTPFYERRWGSWLRSVKGGAPS; translated from the coding sequence ATGACCACCTCACAAGATAATGCGCTGGAACAGGCGCTCGAATGCGCCGCCGGCGATGATTGGATAGCCGGCGCCGCGCGCGATGACGGCGCGTCGCCGGTCACCTTGCAGCACTGGGAAAAACGAGACGGCGGATCGGCGATTCCCTTTTTTACTTCGGTGGCGGCGCTGGAAAGCGCGGTGGCGGTGCCGCAGCCTTTCGTCGCGCTGCCGGTGCGCACATTGTTCGCCATGACCGCCGGGGCCGAGCTGTTTCTCAATCCCAAGCTACCCTACGGCAAGTCCTTTGCCCCGGATGAAGTCGCGGCACGGCTGAGCAACGACGGCGATGCGTTGACCGAACGGCAGGTTCTGGAAGGGGAGATGCGCATGACCCTCAGCGAGCCGGCGGAGATGCCGCAACAGATGGTAGACTCGCTGACGGCATTATTCGCGCAATACAAGCAGGTGCGGCGGGCTTATTTGTTGCAGGTGCGGGATGACGCAGAGCAGGAGCCGCACTGGCTTATCGGTCTGGAGTGCGATAGCGCTGCCGAGGAAGCTATTCAAGCGACGGGTCAGGTGGCGACCGATACCGCGCCGGACGAGCAGCCGGTGGATATCTGCCTGGTTGAGGAGGGCGAGGCGGGCATCAGCCATTATTTCATCCACCACCTGACGCCTTTTTACGAACGGCGCTGGGGCAGTTGGCTGCGGTCGGTGAAGGGCGGCGCCCCGTCATAA
- the ndk gene encoding nucleoside-diphosphate kinase: MTIERTFSIIKPNAVAKNVIGAIIQRFESTGLTVVGAKMLQLTREQAEGFYAEHKGKPFFDSLVDFMISGPILVQVLEGEDAVRRNREIMGATNPANALAGTLRADYADGFTENAVHGSDSAESAAREIAYFFADGEVCARIR; encoded by the coding sequence ATGACCATTGAACGCACCTTTTCCATCATCAAGCCGAACGCCGTGGCCAAAAACGTCATCGGTGCCATTATCCAGCGCTTTGAAAGCACCGGACTGACCGTGGTCGGCGCCAAAATGCTCCAGCTCACCCGTGAGCAGGCCGAGGGATTCTACGCCGAGCATAAAGGCAAGCCTTTCTTCGACAGCCTGGTGGATTTTATGATTTCCGGCCCGATCCTGGTGCAGGTGCTCGAAGGGGAAGACGCCGTGCGCCGCAATCGTGAAATCATGGGCGCCACCAATCCCGCCAATGCGCTGGCCGGCACGCTACGCGCCGACTATGCCGATGGCTTTACCGAAAACGCGGTACACGGTTCGGATTCCGCTGAATCCGCCGCACGCGAAATCGCTTATTTCTTCGCCGACGGCGAAGTTTGCGCCCGTATTCGCTAA
- the pepB gene encoding aminopeptidase PepB — MAEAMQLTLSTAPADPRWGEKALLSADEHGMTVHLTGDDALSAIQRAGRKIDGQGIKQVALVGEGWDLARCWTFWPGYRAPKGERHVAWPTLPEAARQELDNRLQIVDWVRHTINAPAEELGPEQLAQRAVDIMSAVADDAISYRITKVDDLFDNQYMGLHTVGRGSDRQPVLLTLDYNPGGDAQEPVLACLVGKGITFDTGGYSLKGSSFMDSMKSDMGGGATLTDALALAVSRGLNKRVRLILCCADNMVSGNAFKLGDIIRYRNGKSVEVMNTDAEGRLVLADGLIDASAARPQLIIDCATLTDAAKTALGNVYHALFSFDDPLVAALMQSADEENEPFWRLPLAEFHRHHLPSNFADMSNVAGGAHSAGATGLGVRTLANLLLAQAQD, encoded by the coding sequence ATGGCCGAAGCGATGCAGCTCACGCTTTCCACCGCACCCGCCGACCCGCGCTGGGGCGAAAAGGCGTTATTGAGCGCTGACGAGCACGGAATGACCGTCCATTTGACGGGCGATGATGCGCTAAGCGCTATTCAGCGCGCCGGGCGCAAAATTGACGGCCAGGGGATAAAACAGGTTGCGCTGGTGGGAGAAGGATGGGATCTGGCGCGGTGCTGGACGTTCTGGCCGGGCTATCGGGCGCCCAAAGGCGAGCGCCATGTGGCGTGGCCGACGTTGCCCGAGGCGGCGCGCCAAGAGCTGGACAATCGGCTGCAAATCGTTGACTGGGTGCGCCATACCATTAATGCCCCGGCGGAGGAGCTTGGCCCGGAGCAGCTGGCGCAGCGTGCGGTGGATATCATGTCCGCCGTGGCTGACGACGCCATCAGCTACCGCATCACGAAAGTCGATGATCTATTTGATAACCAGTATATGGGGTTGCATACCGTCGGCCGCGGCTCCGATCGCCAGCCGGTCTTATTGACGCTGGACTATAATCCGGGCGGCGACGCGCAAGAGCCGGTGCTGGCTTGCCTGGTGGGGAAAGGCATTACCTTCGACACCGGCGGCTATAGCCTGAAGGGCAGCAGTTTCATGGATTCGATGAAGTCCGATATGGGCGGCGGCGCCACGCTGACCGATGCGCTGGCGCTGGCCGTCAGTCGCGGTTTGAATAAACGGGTGCGGCTGATTCTGTGCTGTGCCGACAACATGGTGAGCGGCAACGCCTTCAAGCTGGGGGATATCATTCGCTATCGCAACGGCAAATCGGTGGAAGTGATGAACACCGACGCGGAAGGCCGGCTGGTGTTGGCGGATGGGCTTATCGACGCCAGCGCGGCGCGGCCGCAGTTGATTATCGACTGTGCGACTTTGACCGACGCCGCGAAAACCGCCCTGGGCAATGTTTATCACGCATTGTTCAGCTTTGACGACCCGCTGGTAGCGGCGTTGATGCAAAGCGCCGACGAAGAGAATGAACCGTTCTGGCGTCTGCCGCTGGCGGAATTCCACCGACATCATCTGCCGTCCAATTTTGCCGACATGAGCAACGTGGCGGGCGGCGCGCACAGCGCCGGCGCCACCGGGCTGGGCGTGCGTACGCTTGCCAACTTGCTGCTGGCGCAGGCGCAGGACTGA
- the glnB gene encoding nitrogen regulatory protein P-II, giving the protein MKKIDAIIKPFKLDDVREALAEVGITGMTVTEVKGFGRQKGHTELYRGAEYMVDFLPKVKIELVVPDDIVDSCVDTIMHTAQTGKIGDGKIFVFDVARVVRIRTGEQDEEAI; this is encoded by the coding sequence ATGAAAAAAATTGATGCGATAATCAAACCCTTTAAATTGGATGACGTGCGCGAAGCGCTGGCCGAAGTCGGCATTACCGGGATGACGGTAACCGAAGTGAAAGGATTTGGGCGGCAAAAAGGGCATACTGAATTGTATCGCGGCGCGGAGTACATGGTGGATTTCCTGCCCAAGGTGAAAATTGAACTGGTGGTACCGGATGATATCGTCGACAGCTGCGTCGACACCATTATGCATACCGCACAGACCGGTAAGATCGGCGACGGCAAAATTTTTGTCTTCGACGTCGCCCGCGTCGTGCGCATCCGTACCGGCGAGCAAGACGAAGAAGCCATCTGA
- a CDS encoding IscS subfamily cysteine desulfurase: MKLPIYLDYSATTPVDPRVVEKMMQHLTLDGIFGNPASRSHRYGWQAEEAVDIARNQVAALVGADPREIVFTSGATESDNLALKGAAHAGRAKGRHIITAVTEHKAVVDACHQLEHEGFNVTWLVPPANGIVTPQQLSDALRDDTILVSLMHVNNETGVIQDIAAFGELCRALGALFHVDATQSVGKLPIDLAALPVDLMSFSGHKVYGPKGIGALFVRRKPGVRVEAQIHGGGHERGMRSGTLPVHQIVGMGEAYQLAGKALTSEMPRLRALRDRLWQGLQQIGGVFVNGDLQQDVATVLNVSFRDVDGESLIMVLKDLAVSTGSACTSASLEPSYVLRAMGLDDELAHSAIRFSLGRFTTPEEIDYAISQTRTAIARLREVAPQRVATACGTR; the protein is encoded by the coding sequence ATGAAATTACCGATTTATCTTGATTACTCCGCTACTACGCCGGTTGATCCGCGGGTGGTGGAGAAGATGATGCAGCATCTTACGCTGGACGGTATTTTCGGTAATCCGGCTTCCCGCTCCCACCGTTACGGCTGGCAGGCGGAAGAAGCCGTCGATATTGCCCGCAATCAGGTCGCCGCCCTGGTAGGGGCCGATCCCCGCGAAATCGTCTTCACGTCCGGCGCCACCGAGTCCGATAATCTGGCTCTGAAAGGGGCCGCTCACGCCGGCCGTGCTAAAGGCCGTCATATCATTACCGCCGTCACCGAGCATAAAGCGGTGGTCGATGCCTGTCACCAGCTGGAGCATGAAGGTTTCAACGTTACCTGGCTGGTGCCGCCGGCGAACGGTATCGTTACCCCGCAGCAGTTAAGCGATGCGCTGCGGGATGACACGATTCTGGTGTCGTTGATGCACGTCAATAACGAAACCGGTGTGATCCAGGATATCGCGGCTTTTGGCGAACTGTGCCGCGCCCTCGGGGCGCTATTCCATGTGGACGCCACTCAAAGCGTCGGTAAACTGCCCATCGATCTGGCCGCGTTGCCGGTGGATCTCATGTCGTTCAGCGGCCATAAAGTCTATGGCCCGAAGGGCATTGGCGCTTTGTTCGTGCGCCGCAAACCGGGGGTGCGGGTCGAGGCCCAAATTCACGGCGGCGGTCACGAGCGCGGTATGCGCTCCGGGACGTTGCCGGTGCATCAAATTGTCGGGATGGGGGAAGCCTATCAACTCGCGGGGAAGGCGCTGACGAGCGAAATGCCGCGTCTGAGGGCGCTGCGCGACCGGTTATGGCAGGGGCTGCAGCAGATAGGCGGCGTGTTCGTTAATGGCGACCTGCAACAGGACGTGGCGACGGTGCTTAACGTTAGCTTTCGCGATGTGGACGGTGAGTCTCTTATCATGGTGCTTAAGGATCTGGCGGTCTCGACGGGATCCGCCTGTACTTCCGCCAGCCTTGAACCGTCTTATGTCCTGCGCGCCATGGGCCTGGATGATGAGCTTGCCCATAGTGCCATTCGTTTCTCTTTGGGGCGGTTTACCACCCCGGAAGAAATCGATTACGCCATCAGCCAGACCCGGACGGCCATTGCGCGACTGCGCGAGGTCGCGCCGCAGCGCGTTGCCACGGCATGCGGTACCCGGTAG
- the glrR gene encoding two-component system response regulator GlrR, which translates to MRTRKHANLLLVDDDTSLLKLLGMRLTSEGFTVTTAENGPEALRQLLRNKIDLVISDLRMDEMDGIALFKAIQQQPGLPVIILTAHGSIPEAVSATQERVFSFLTKPVDRDALYRAIDEALALTQPASDERWREAIVTRSPLMLRLLEQAKMVAQSDVSILLSGQSGTGKEILAKAIHAASPRAHAPFVAINCGALPEPLLESELFGHARGAFIGAVSQREGLFQAADGGTLFLDEIGDMPLSLQVKLLRVLQERKVRPLGSDRAIDVRILSVTHRDLPKAMAAGEFREDLYYRLNVVSLKLPPLHERAEDIPLLAQHLLRMAAQRHKPFVRSFSAYAMRRLVAAGWPGNLRQLVNVIEQCVALTSTPVIGDALADDTTVMPTFAETRHQFELRYLRKLLQITRGNVTQAARMAGRNRTEFYKLLSRHTLDPNDFKH; encoded by the coding sequence ATGAGAACGCGCAAACACGCCAATTTATTGCTGGTGGATGATGATACCAGCCTGCTGAAGCTGCTGGGCATGAGGCTGACCAGCGAGGGGTTCACGGTCACGACCGCGGAAAACGGCCCAGAGGCGCTGCGGCAGCTGCTGCGCAATAAAATCGACTTGGTCATCAGCGATTTGCGCATGGACGAAATGGACGGTATCGCGCTGTTCAAGGCCATACAGCAGCAGCCCGGCCTGCCGGTGATCATACTCACCGCCCACGGCTCGATCCCGGAAGCGGTGTCGGCGACCCAGGAAAGGGTGTTCAGTTTTCTGACCAAACCGGTGGATCGCGACGCGCTTTATCGCGCCATCGACGAAGCGCTGGCGTTGACCCAACCTGCCAGCGATGAACGCTGGCGGGAGGCCATCGTTACCCGCAGCCCGCTCATGCTGCGCCTGCTGGAGCAAGCGAAGATGGTCGCCCAGTCGGACGTCAGCATCCTGCTGAGCGGGCAGAGCGGCACCGGCAAAGAGATTTTGGCGAAGGCGATCCACGCCGCCAGCCCGCGCGCCCATGCCCCGTTCGTTGCAATAAACTGCGGCGCCTTACCGGAGCCGCTGCTGGAGTCCGAACTGTTCGGCCATGCCCGCGGCGCTTTCATCGGCGCGGTCAGTCAGCGTGAAGGGTTATTCCAGGCCGCCGACGGGGGGACGTTATTTCTTGATGAAATCGGCGATATGCCGCTGTCGTTGCAGGTCAAATTGCTGCGGGTGCTGCAAGAGCGCAAGGTGCGCCCGCTCGGCAGCGATCGCGCTATCGATGTGCGCATTTTGTCCGTTACCCATCGCGATTTGCCGAAGGCGATGGCGGCGGGGGAGTTCCGCGAGGATCTCTATTATCGATTGAATGTCGTCAGCCTGAAACTGCCGCCCTTGCACGAACGGGCCGAGGATATACCCCTGCTGGCGCAGCATTTATTACGTATGGCGGCGCAGCGCCATAAACCCTTCGTGCGCAGTTTTTCCGCCTATGCCATGAGACGACTGGTGGCCGCCGGCTGGCCCGGTAATCTACGCCAACTGGTGAACGTGATAGAACAGTGTGTGGCGTTAACCTCCACGCCGGTCATCGGTGATGCGCTGGCGGATGATACCACGGTGATGCCGACCTTCGCCGAGACGCGCCATCAATTCGAGTTGCGCTATTTACGCAAGTTATTGCAAATAACCCGCGGAAATGTGACGCAGGCCGCACGGATGGCTGGTCGCAACCGTACAGAATTTTATAAACTCTTGTCCCGCCACACGCTGGACCCGAATGATTTTAAACATTGA
- the suhB gene encoding inositol-1-monophosphatase, producing MHPMLNIAIRAARKAGNLIAKHYETPDAVEASQKGDNDFVTNVDREAERLIVEVIRKSYPQHAIIGEESGELAGEDTDVQWIIDPLDGTTNFIKRFPHFAVSIAVRIKGRTEVAVVYDPMRNELFTASRGQGAQWNGYRLRGGSARDLDGTILATGFPFKQKQHANSYIALVSKLFVQCADFRRTGSAALDLAYVAAGRVDGFFEIGLKPWDFAGGELLVREAGGLVTDFTGDHNHLLSGNIVAGNPRVVKAMLSTMRDELSEALKR from the coding sequence ATGCATCCGATGCTCAACATCGCCATTCGCGCTGCGCGAAAGGCGGGTAATTTAATTGCCAAACATTACGAAACCCCTGATGCCGTCGAAGCCAGCCAGAAAGGCGACAACGACTTTGTCACTAACGTTGACCGCGAAGCGGAACGTTTGATTGTTGAAGTTATCCGCAAGTCCTACCCGCAGCACGCCATTATCGGCGAAGAGAGCGGCGAGCTGGCCGGCGAAGACACCGACGTACAATGGATTATCGACCCACTGGATGGTACCACCAACTTTATCAAGCGTTTCCCCCACTTTGCCGTTTCCATTGCCGTGCGCATTAAAGGCCGCACGGAAGTGGCCGTGGTCTACGATCCGATGCGCAATGAGCTATTCACCGCCTCCCGCGGCCAGGGCGCTCAGTGGAACGGCTACCGCCTGCGCGGCGGTAGCGCACGCGATCTGGATGGCACCATTTTGGCCACCGGTTTTCCTTTCAAGCAGAAACAGCATGCCAACAGCTATATCGCCTTGGTAAGCAAACTGTTCGTACAGTGCGCGGATTTCCGCCGCACCGGCTCCGCGGCGCTGGATCTTGCCTATGTGGCCGCCGGCCGCGTGGACGGTTTTTTTGAAATCGGCCTGAAGCCCTGGGACTTTGCCGGCGGTGAATTGCTGGTACGCGAGGCGGGCGGTCTGGTCACTGATTTTACCGGTGACCATAATCACCTGCTTTCAGGCAATATTGTCGCGGGTAATCCCCGCGTCGTGAAAGCCATGCTTTCGACCATGCGCGACGAGCTGAGCGAAGCACTGAAGCGCTAA
- a CDS encoding PRD domain-containing protein: MAEQLFFHLSAALERCHFHMGIDSSLQSEIEEKYPSLLRATRSAMIPLEAEYRIRFSREEMGLIAVIFGAWLMQETDLQEKQVVILSQSVGEQERKLKLQIRELTLLPLNIKFQSVTELQARGAPKNTVLVITPFQM; this comes from the coding sequence CTGGCGGAACAGCTGTTTTTCCATTTGAGCGCCGCGTTGGAACGCTGCCATTTCCACATGGGCATCGATAGCAGCCTGCAAAGCGAAATAGAGGAAAAATATCCCAGTCTGCTGCGCGCTACCCGCTCGGCGATGATACCGCTGGAAGCGGAGTATCGTATTCGTTTCAGCCGAGAGGAGATGGGTCTGATTGCGGTCATCTTCGGCGCCTGGTTGATGCAAGAGACGGATTTGCAGGAAAAGCAGGTGGTGATTTTAAGCCAATCAGTGGGAGAGCAGGAGCGCAAACTGAAGCTGCAAATTCGGGAACTGACGCTGTTGCCGCTGAATATCAAATTTCAATCGGTCACCGAGCTTCAGGCGCGCGGCGCGCCGAAAAATACCGTGCTGGTGATTACCCCTTTCCAAATGTAA
- the glyA gene encoding serine hydroxymethyltransferase produces the protein MLKRDMNIADYDAALWQAMEQEVVRQEEHIELIASENYTSPRVMQAQGSQLTNKYAEGYPGKRYYGGCEYVDVVEQLAIDRAKALFGADYANVQPHSGSQANFAVYTTLLQPGDTVLGMNLAHGGHLTHGSPVNFSGKLYNIVPYGIDESGHIDYEQLAELAKTHQPKMIIGGFSAYSGVVNWAKMRQIADSIGAYLFVDMAHVAGLIAAGVYPNPVPHAHVVTTTTHKTLAGPRGGLILAKGGSEELYKKLNSAVFPGAQGGPLMHVIAAKAVALKEAMEPAFKTHQQQVAKNAKAMVEVFLSRGFKVVSGATDNHLFLLDLVDKNLTGKEADAALGRANITVNKNSVPNDPKSPFVTSGVRIGTPAVTRRGFTEADVRELAGWMCDVLENINDDAVIERTKNKVLDICARHPVYA, from the coding sequence ATGTTAAAGCGTGATATGAACATTGCAGATTATGATGCCGCACTGTGGCAGGCAATGGAGCAGGAAGTGGTGCGCCAGGAAGAGCACATTGAACTGATTGCATCTGAAAACTACACCAGCCCGCGCGTTATGCAGGCCCAGGGCTCACAGTTGACCAATAAGTACGCGGAAGGCTATCCCGGCAAGCGCTACTACGGCGGATGTGAATATGTCGACGTGGTGGAGCAGTTGGCCATCGATCGCGCCAAAGCGCTGTTTGGCGCCGATTATGCCAATGTTCAGCCGCATTCGGGATCGCAAGCCAACTTCGCCGTTTATACCACCTTGCTGCAGCCGGGCGATACCGTGCTGGGGATGAATCTGGCGCACGGCGGTCATTTGACCCACGGCTCCCCGGTCAATTTCTCCGGAAAATTGTATAATATCGTGCCTTACGGTATCGATGAGAGCGGCCATATCGATTATGAGCAGCTGGCCGAACTGGCGAAAACCCATCAGCCGAAAATGATTATCGGTGGTTTCTCCGCTTATTCCGGCGTGGTGAACTGGGCCAAAATGCGGCAAATCGCCGACAGTATCGGCGCTTATCTGTTCGTGGATATGGCCCACGTGGCGGGTCTTATCGCCGCCGGCGTGTATCCGAATCCGGTGCCCCACGCGCACGTGGTGACCACCACGACCCACAAGACGCTGGCCGGCCCCCGCGGCGGTTTGATCCTGGCCAAAGGCGGCAGCGAAGAGCTGTACAAAAAGCTGAACTCCGCCGTGTTCCCCGGCGCGCAGGGTGGTCCGTTGATGCACGTGATCGCCGCCAAGGCGGTCGCGCTGAAAGAGGCGATGGAGCCCGCGTTCAAAACCCACCAGCAGCAGGTGGCCAAAAACGCCAAGGCCATGGTGGAAGTTTTCTTGTCGCGCGGGTTCAAAGTCGTCTCCGGCGCTACCGATAATCACCTGTTCTTGCTGGATTTGGTAGATAAAAACCTGACCGGGAAAGAGGCGGATGCGGCGCTGGGCCGTGCCAATATCACCGTCAACAAGAACAGCGTGCCGAACGATCCAAAGAGCCCGTTCGTTACCTCTGGGGTGCGTATCGGCACGCCGGCGGTCACCCGCCGCGGTTTTACCGAGGCCGATGTGCGTGAATTGGCCGGCTGGATGTGCGACGTGCTGGAAAATATTAACGACGACGCGGTGATTGAACGGACTAAAAATAAAGTGCTGGATATCTGTGCTCGTCATCCCGTTTACGCCTGA